AGCTCGACGCCTGGTCGCGCTTTCCGGACTTCCAGGCGCGCCTGCGCAACGCAATCCTCCGCCGCCAGGCCCTCGACCGAATCATGATCGGCTTCAACGGCGAGCGCGCCGCGATCGAGACCGACCGCGCCGCCAACCCGATGCTCGAGGACGTCAACAAGGGCTGGCTCCAGAAATACCGCGACCACGCCGCCGCCCGTGTGCTGAAAGGCGTCACAGTCGGCGCCGGTGGCGACTACGCCAACCTCGATGCCCTGGTGTTCGACGCCGTCAACGAGATGATCGACCCTTGGTACCGCGAAGACACCCAGCTCGTCGCGATCATGGGCCGAAAAATGTTGGCGGATAAGTATTTCCCGCTGATCCAGCAGCACGCAGAAACCCCAACCGAAGCCCGCGCGATGGACCTGATGATCAGCCAGAAGCGCGTCGGCGGCTTGCAAGCGGTGCGCGCCCCGTTCGTGCCCGACGGTGCCGTGATGATCACCTCGCTCGCCAACCTGTCGCTCTACTGGCAGCTCGGCAGCCGCCGCCGCTACGTGATCGACAACCCCAAGCGCAACCGCATCGAGAACTATGAAAGCTCGAACGACGACTACGTCGTCGAAGACTACGGCTTCGGCTGCCTGGTCGAAGGCATCAGCGAAGCAGGTCAGGAGGGCGCGTAATGAAAAGCCCCGCTCGCAAGCACTTCGAGCGCGTCACCGCCGCGAAAGCGGCGGGGGCCGCCAAGCCCGGCCAGCCCCAAACCGGCGAGCAATACGAGCTCCACGCCGCCGCGCTCTACGAAGCCCGCCGCACGCTCAAGGGCATCAAATCGATTCAAGCCAAGATCGAGAAAAAGCGCGAAGTGCTGCCGGACTTCCTGCCCTACGTCGACGGCGTGCTCGCCGAAGGCGCCGGAGCCAAAGACGACGTGCTCATGACGATGATGATCTGGTGCATCGACATCGGCGAATTCGGAAAAGCCCTCGAGATTGGAACCTACGCCGTGAAACACGACCTCGACACGCCCGACCAGTACGATCGCGACACGGTGAGCATCCTCGCCGAAGAGATCGCCGAAGGCGTGAAAGCGCAGCTCGAGCAGGAAGGCGCCGACGCCGACGCCCTCGCAAACGTCATGGCCCGCACCGTCGCCACCGTCGGCGACCACGACATGCACGATCAGATCAAGGCGAAGCTCCACAAGAGCTACGGCTACGCCCTGCGCGCCGCCGACGATCACGAAGGCGCGCTCGCGCAGCTGAAAGAAGCCCTCGCGCTCAACGAGCGCATCGGCGTCAAGCAGGACATCCAGCAGCTCGAACGCCTTATCAAGAACGCTGGTGGCAAGGCAAGCGCCTAGCCACCCAACCGAGTCGCACCCCGACGGCAAGGGGGCACCGCCAAGCAAGGGCTTCAAGCCACGCGCGAAGCGGTCCACCCCCTTCTTAAACCGCTCGGAAAACAGGTGGCCACATGAATGCAAGCGGGCCTTACAACACGAACGCCCCCAGCCCCACGCTGGAGCCCATTACCAACAACGGCTTCTGGCCCGACATCGACCCCAGCGCCTTCCGCGACGAAGAGCGCGTCACCGGCGTGACCGACGTGCGTATCCGGCAATCGCTGCGCGCCGCCACCGCCGACATCAACCGCCAACTCGCCGACTACCAGTGCGAGCAGCTCGACGCCGGACGCATGGCGTGGGACGCGATCCCGCCCGAGCCGTGGCAGTCCCCCGGCGACATCGAGTTGCTCTACCTGCGCGCCGTCTACGCCCAGGCCCAGGCGGATCTCCTCGAGCGCTACCGCGACCACTCGGCGACCACCAAGGGCGACGAGCGCGGCGAAGCCAAGGATCTCGCCGCCGACGACTACCGCGCCGACGCCCGCGAGGCCATCGCCGAGCTCACCGGCCGCCGGCACACCACCGTCGAGCTGATATGAACCGGCTCATTCGCGCCCACCAGGGCGAGACGGTCGACGCCCTGCTCTACCGCGTCTACGGCAAAACCGCAGCGATCACCGAGCAAACGCTACAGCTCAACCCGCACCTCGCCGACCAGGGCCCGGTGCTGAAAGAGGGAACCCCGGTCACGCTACCGCCGCCGCCGGACACCCGCGAAACCGTCAAACCAAAAATCCAGCTCTGGAGCTGAAAAGGGGAACACATGGCCGAACCATCCACCATGGCCGCCGCCGGAACCGCCAGCCTCGCCGCCGTGGTGATCGGCCTGCTACCCGGCATCGATGCCAACGCCGTCGTCGGCGCCTTTTGCGGCGCCACGCTCTTCGTCATCAGCGCCAAGGAACTCGGGCTCCTCGAGCGCGCGGCGTACCTGTTCATCAGTTTTTGCGTGGGGTACCTCGGCGGCCCCGCCACCCTCGGCGGCATGCTCGAGCATTCAGCCGTCGCGGCGTTCATCGCATCCGCCGTATCCGTCACCGCCGGGCTGCGAGCGATCGAGGGAGTCAAAACGCTCGACCTCAAGGCCTGGCTCGGAGGCCGCAAGTGACCATCGCCTACGCCATCACGCTGGGCGCCGCGCTGATCGTGATTGCGCGGCTGCTCACCTTCCGCCGCCGCGCCGGGCGCTACCGCCCCGGCGTCGCCTTCACCGCTTGGGCGATCATCGCCGTCACGACCTGCCTCGCGATTTTCGGCCCGCCACCCAATGAAGTCGCCCGCTGGCTCATCGCCGCCGCCATGGTCGCGCTCGCCATCGGCCTGCTACGCACCGGCGGCAACGTCGCCCATCTTATCCGCCCCCTACGGAGGCTCTAATGCTGCTACGCCACGGCTCCATCGGTCCCAGCGTCACCGCGCTACAACGCGAACTCACTAGAGCCGGGTATCCGGTCAGCATCGACGGCGACTTCGGCCCCAACACCGAGCGCGCCGTCCGCCTTTATCAACGTGACCACGGTCTGGTGGCCGACGGCATCGCTGGACCCAAAACCCGCGCCGCGCTGCACGGCCAGCAAAGCGGCCAGATGCTCCGCCAGATCGACCTCGTCAACGCCGCCCAGCGCCTCGGCGTCGAACTCGCCGCCGTCATGGCCGTGAACGAAGTCGAAAGCCGCGGCAAGGGATTCCACCTCGGCGGCCCCCGTAACGGCCAGCCGGTCATCCTGTTCGAACGCCACATCATGCGCCGCCAACTGCAACACCACGGCATCAACCCGGTGCCCTACCAGCGCACCCAGCCCGATATCGTCAACGCCAGCCCCGGCGGCTACGTGGGCGGCTACCGCGAACACAGCCGACGCGAACGCGCCGCAGAGATCCACGACGCCGCCTCGATCGAGGCCGCGAGCTGGGGGCTTTTCCAAATCATGGGATTCCACTGGCAGCGCCTGGGCTACGCCTCCGCCGCTCACTACGCCGTTGAAATGAGCACCGACGAAGCCAATCAAATGGTCGCCTTCGTCCGCTTCATCGAAGCCGACCGCGCGATCCACGCCGCCCTGCGCCGCCGCGACTGGGCCGACTTCGCCCGCCGCTACAACGGCCCCAACTACGCCGCGAACGACTACGACACCAAACTCGCCGCCGCCTACCGCCGTCACGCTCAGGAACTGAGGCAAGCGGCATGAACAAGCTCACCCTACTCGCCAGCGCCGCCGCGCTGGCGGCCACCTTCACCGCCGGCTGGCAAGTGTCGAACTGGCAAAACCAAAGCCACGCCCTCACCGCCGAACGCGCCGCCCGCCAGGCCATCGACGCCAGCCTCGCCCGCGAATCCGAGATCGCCGCGAACGTCGAAGCCCGCCTCGCCGAACTCACGGCCAACGAGCGCATCATCGACCGAGGAATCATCCGTGAAATTCAAAAGCCGATTTATCAGCGCGTGTGCCTGGAGCCTGATGCTATCCGCCTGCTCAACCACGCCGCCGCCGGAACCGCGCCCGATTCAACAGACCCTGATGCAACGCTGCCCTAGCGTGCTGCCGCTGCTCACCACCGGCACCGGTGAAGACGTCGCGCTCACCATGAGCGAATGGGCGGCGCAGTATCAACGCTGCGCAACCCGCCATAACGGGCTGGTCAACGTATTAGAGGAAACCCCATGAGACTGTTCTCGAACCAGGCCGAAAACGGCACGAGCGGCGACTACCAACACCCGGGAAAACTGCTCAACATCTACGTCGCAGGCAACCTCGGCGGCGGCACCCTCGCGGTAGAAGCCCAGCTCCCCGATAAAAGCGGCTGGCTCCCCATCGCCGGGGGCCAACTCGATAGCCCCGGCCTTCACGTACTCAACGCCGCCCCGCTGACCGTCCGCGTCCGCCTCAGCGGCGCCGCGGCGCCAAGCCTCGACGTCTGGCTGGAAAGCGACGGCGCGTCCACCTACCGCCGTGTATTCAAGCGGGGCGAATAATGATCACGCCCGCGATCACCACCCCCATCGCCCAGCCGATCGGCTCACCGTTCGGCCACCGCCTCGGCGGCATGGCGCCGCCGCCCCCAGTGCCGCCGGTAGTCGACCCGGACGCGCCGTTACGCGCACTGATTGAAGAGATGTTCGGCGCGAGCGAGCCAGGCGCGCTACTTATCCCCCAGCCTATAGTGCTGGGCAAGCAAGTGTTGTGGCAGGACGCAGCGGGCACCGTCCCCGTGAGGTATAACGGCGATCCTGTAGGTCTATGGGAAGTGACTGCTGGTAATAAGCGCGTGTGGCAGGACGTCAGCGCAAAGCGTGGCGTCTATCGAACGGATGGCAATGGGCATCACTGGATAGATACCGCGGGCGGTGCGTTTTACAACATTGACTCGATTAACGTGGCGGGCGGGTGCGTGTTTATAGCGGGTGAGTACACCGGCTCGAGCGGCACCTCGATTTTTATCTCCGGCAACGGGCCGGGCTACGTACATTTTCGCAGCGACGGTCGCTGGCGGCGTAATTTTCAAAATATCGACACGCCGTCGTCGTTGAGCATTAACGCCTCAAAGGCCCAGCGGCTCAATATGAGCGGGCTGTACATGCGCGTTAGAACAAGCGATCAATCAACGGAGTATACGAACAGCATCGAAGCGAGTAGCAGCGGGCTCGATAACGCCCAGTCGCTGTTCGCCTATCCCGGCGGTGGCTCATCGGCAGACATGAATATCTATGGCTTGATGTTGCGTGAGCAAAAAATGAATCCCGATAAAGAACAACCCGTTTTGGACTATCTCGCGGGGCTGCGTCCATGAATACTGAATACACTTGGCGCGTCACGATCCCCGCTCCCCCCGCCCACACGTATGAAGCGAATCAGCTCGCGCTATGCCTGGGCGAATCCGCCTCAGACGATCACACCTTCACCGCTATCAACGCTCAAGACCCGCACGGCAACCAGTACGCCCTGGTGTCGACCGTCGTCAAAGAGAAATTCCTCGACGGTGCAGAAACTCAGCTGGTCGCCCCTGACTTCGCACCCAACGTCGACCTCGCCGCCGCCCGAGAAGCTCAGGCCCTATTGCGAATCGGAACGCTCGAACACCCGGTGCAAGCCACCCCCAATATCCTCGCCGTCATCAAGGGCGACCGGCTGCAAAGCGCCCACGACCACATCGCCGCGCTCGGCCTAACGCTCATCCCCCAGCAGGACGACGCCAAATGATCAAACTCCAATCCCTCCGCCAGCACCTGCTCGGCGCCGTCGCCGAGCTGCGCCGCAACCCCGAATGCCTCCACACCTTCGTCAACGACGGCCGCATCAAATTCGCTCGGGGCCAAAACCTCAGCCACCAGTACACGGTGGACGCCCAGATCCTCATCACCGACTACACCGGCAGCCTCGACACGGTCATGATTCCGCTCTTGCAGTGGCTCAACACCTACCAGCCGGATCTACCGGAAGATGAAGCCGTCCAGATCGAAGCCGAGATTCTGAACAACACCCACTGGGACCTCGCGCTAACCGTGCGCCTCACCGAGCGCGTCGTCGCCAAGGTCGACTGCGACACCGGCCGCATCGACACCGAGCACCGCATGCCCGCCTACCCGGTCGACGCCTGCCCGGCCAAGCGTTGGCAGTTGAACATCAAACACCCCGGCAACGCCGACTACACGCTCGAAGCCGAATGGGATAGCCCCGCATGAGCGACAATCTCCAACAGCTCGACGAATGGCTCACGCCACTGATCGACAAACTCACCCCCAAAGAGCGCCGCGTGCTCGCCCGCAACGTCGCTCGCGACTTGCGCATCGCGAACCGCGAGCGCATCAAAGCCCAGACCAACCCCGACGGCACGCCTTACGAGCCCCGCACCGAGCTACGCGGCCGGCGCGGCCAGGTCCGCCGTAAAGCAATGTTCACGAAACTCCGCACCGCCAAACACCTGCGCATCAAAACCAGCGCCGACGAAGCGGCGGTCCAGTTCACCGG
The window above is part of the Halomonas sp. GD1P12 genome. Proteins encoded here:
- a CDS encoding phage major capsid protein, P2 family; this encodes MRNDTRQKLNQFKAQLAKLNGVENTSEQFNVTPSVQQTLETRMQESSEFLSQINMIGVDEIKGQKVGLGVSGPIASRTNVEQKERQTRDVAELSAENYECVSTEFDTHIRWAQLDAWSRFPDFQARLRNAILRRQALDRIMIGFNGERAAIETDRAANPMLEDVNKGWLQKYRDHAAARVLKGVTVGAGGDYANLDALVFDAVNEMIDPWYREDTQLVAIMGRKMLADKYFPLIQQHAETPTEARAMDLMISQKRVGGLQAVRAPFVPDGAVMITSLANLSLYWQLGSRRRYVIDNPKRNRIENYESSNDDYVVEDYGFGCLVEGISEAGQEGA
- the gpM gene encoding phage terminase small subunit; amino-acid sequence: MKSPARKHFERVTAAKAAGAAKPGQPQTGEQYELHAAALYEARRTLKGIKSIQAKIEKKREVLPDFLPYVDGVLAEGAGAKDDVLMTMMIWCIDIGEFGKALEIGTYAVKHDLDTPDQYDRDTVSILAEEIAEGVKAQLEQEGADADALANVMARTVATVGDHDMHDQIKAKLHKSYGYALRAADDHEGALAQLKEALALNERIGVKQDIQQLERLIKNAGGKASA
- a CDS encoding head completion/stabilization protein gives rise to the protein MNASGPYNTNAPSPTLEPITNNGFWPDIDPSAFRDEERVTGVTDVRIRQSLRAATADINRQLADYQCEQLDAGRMAWDAIPPEPWQSPGDIELLYLRAVYAQAQADLLERYRDHSATTKGDERGEAKDLAADDYRADAREAIAELTGRRHTTVELI
- a CDS encoding tail protein X, translating into MNRLIRAHQGETVDALLYRVYGKTAAITEQTLQLNPHLADQGPVLKEGTPVTLPPPPDTRETVKPKIQLWS
- a CDS encoding phage holin family protein, whose amino-acid sequence is MAEPSTMAAAGTASLAAVVIGLLPGIDANAVVGAFCGATLFVISAKELGLLERAAYLFISFCVGYLGGPATLGGMLEHSAVAAFIASAVSVTAGLRAIEGVKTLDLKAWLGGRK
- a CDS encoding phage holin family protein, which codes for MTIAYAITLGAALIVIARLLTFRRRAGRYRPGVAFTAWAIIAVTTCLAIFGPPPNEVARWLIAAAMVALAIGLLRTGGNVAHLIRPLRRL
- a CDS encoding N-acetylmuramidase family protein, which encodes MLLRHGSIGPSVTALQRELTRAGYPVSIDGDFGPNTERAVRLYQRDHGLVADGIAGPKTRAALHGQQSGQMLRQIDLVNAAQRLGVELAAVMAVNEVESRGKGFHLGGPRNGQPVILFERHIMRRQLQHHGINPVPYQRTQPDIVNASPGGYVGGYREHSRRERAAEIHDAASIEAASWGLFQIMGFHWQRLGYASAAHYAVEMSTDEANQMVAFVRFIEADRAIHAALRRRDWADFARRYNGPNYAANDYDTKLAAAYRRHAQELRQAA
- a CDS encoding phage tail protein, with amino-acid sequence MIKLQSLRQHLLGAVAELRRNPECLHTFVNDGRIKFARGQNLSHQYTVDAQILITDYTGSLDTVMIPLLQWLNTYQPDLPEDEAVQIEAEILNNTHWDLALTVRLTERVVAKVDCDTGRIDTEHRMPAYPVDACPAKRWQLNIKHPGNADYTLEAEWDSPA
- a CDS encoding phage virion morphogenesis protein; the protein is MSDNLQQLDEWLTPLIDKLTPKERRVLARNVARDLRIANRERIKAQTNPDGTPYEPRTELRGRRGQVRRKAMFTKLRTAKHLRIKTSADEAAVQFTGRVAKIARVHHYGLRDRVEPGGPMHRYARRELVGITAADRNHIAESVLNHLTPPGA